Part of the Diabrotica virgifera virgifera chromosome 6, PGI_DIABVI_V3a genome, tcttaagacttaattattggcctaaatcactaaaaattgcccaagtaattatgataccgaaacctggtaaagctttaacggatgtttcatcataccgcccaataagtctactggcaataatgtcaaaacttctttaaaagctgttacttaaaagaattatgagcgacctagaattccaaaactggatcccagaacaccaatttggattccggcaagctcattctacagtgcaacaatgccatcgcatatcaaatgtaattaatatagagctttggacaataaacagtattgcacagcagcctttctggacatcagccaagcatatgataaggtatggcacctaggattactttataaaatcaaaaaatctctaCCCAATAAATACcttgacttattaaaatcatatctaaatcacagagaatttgaaactaaacTGGAGGATaaactatcaaaccgtaacaaaattcaatcaggaatcccacaaggtagtatattgggtccacttctttatgtactgtacacatccgatttaccaacctctccacaaaccaccattggaactttcgctgatgacacaccaatatttgcaactgaagaggatccaacagctgcagtattaaaacttcaagaacacctagaccaaattggaccgtggttaaagaaatggaagataaaagctatgAAActagtcaacacatataactttcacacaaAGGAAAGGCCAATGCCCAAatatattagccttaatcaagtcaacatacctcaacagaatatcgtcaaatacctggggcttcatcttgattctaaattaaactggaaacaacacattttaaagaagaagaaacaaattgagttgagagtgaaagaaattaattggcttataggtcgaaaatctcgactctcaattgagaacaaactgctcatttataaaacagtcatcaaacgtatatggacgtacggtatagaatatagaactatggagttgtgccagcaaatcaaatacaaaaattatccaaagaagtcaatcaaaaattctacgcaccatcgcaaatgccccgtggtacatttccaaccaaacccttcatagagacctaaacatcccgttagtcagcacagtaattcaagaaagagccaacagacaccacgagaaattggaaggccaccccaaccaattaatattaccaatactgcagccactaaacaacagaatatTGCGAAGATTAtagcccatagatcttcgctgaaactgaggtgaaaccgctgggtgatgtacctcataacgccattttagtgtacaatactatagttaatatatatataagttattgtacttgttatcaaattaactcatagaatatgtaattctgattgttaataaatgcgtacaaaaaaaaatgtagaattaccctttaaaatTTGTCGCACACCATGTATTAATGAAAAACACTGCTAGTTGGTAAAGGACCTACCTAACTTTTTTCCGACATAAGCgattgaataaaaaaacagaatgttaagaaaatcggaggctatagttgggttttaatttcagtatgtagtttataaatgctagaatattccacgccacagggtgttgtgaactttgagaaaaaaaaaacagtttggtacacccggtatacaatgacaataatttacctgtctagcaacagcATTACAGCGAGATTGTttaagaataaggctataacatattaaaaaagtcaCTTAAATCGGACGATAGGtctaggaaattcgaaacatcaaaaatttcccatttttaaggtggtgcctTAATTTCTTGGGGTAGTGTATTATTAAGGCCCTGTATTTGACAGCTCCCCTGTGTTGCCACATCTAATATGACGCATGGCCTGGTCAAATAAAGATGTGGTCTGCATTCAATAATCTAAAATGGAGATTTGATATAAAGTTGCATAATTTTTTTATATGGTATGGTTGTGGTAAATACGTGCCCAAAGATAGTAGAATTTTCAACACCCTGTGTTTATTCTGTAATTTCAATTTTTTAAGTAAGAGGCTACATACATGTATTATCGAAGTGCAAATGGAAGAAGATTTGACTGACACGTGACAGTTCCTTCTTTTCAATAAATAAAGTTTCCTATTAATTACAAATTTTAGAATAATGGAAACAGAATCAAATATTACTGAACTAGGAGATAGAAAGTCCTACGCGGGCATCCCAGAAGCCGAATTTGTGGTAAGTTCtttcataaaaatacaaaagCATGCGGCTTCTAAAAATAAATGATTCTAACCTATTTTCACCTTATGAAAATTTAAATTCTAGGAAGATGTAGACGCTTACATGCAACGATCTGAAAATAACAGTAACGTAGacgaagttttaaaaaaattagacagcCAGCATGCCAAATATAAATTCATGGAATACAATTTATTGTCAAAGAAGAAACGGCTACTCAATCAAGTCCCAGAGTTGAAAAGATCCCTCACTATGATAGAGAAACTTGAGGAGGAAAAGGAAGAGTTCGAAACGCAGTTCCTGCTTAGTGAGCAAGTTTTTGCGAAAGCCAAAGTTCCTCCCACTGAGACTGTGTGTTTGTGGTTAGGTGCAAATGTAATGTTGGAGTATACCTTAGAAGATGCGAAAAAACTGTTGACTCAAAACATTACGGCAGCGACGCGGAACTTGAGCTATGTTGAACATGATTTGGACTTCCTAAGGTAATTCTattattttgacattttgtttatttaaccCTTAACCCGAAACATTGGCGTAATAGGCCAAAACCCTGAATATCTGCTGATCGCGGCAACAGTGTAACCCTTACACGCACATCGGTTTAAATACATTCTGAGCACTCTGTACTCTGTAGTAAGCTTAGTCTTTTAGTGTTGCTTCATTGTAAAGCATACTTTACAAAGTTTATTGAAGCAATATCAATATTCATCAATATGTTGAACATGTAAATGAGTACATTGAAACAATAATATGTATGGCAATTATATTGAAGAAtatcaaataagtttgattttGATTGAAGTCCCATCAATATATTGAGGCACTGTCAATATTATTGACACTGTGTGAGGGGTATACACCATATTGTTTATTTAGCCCTTAACCCGAAACATTGGTGTAATGGGCCAAAACCCCCGAATAGCTGCTGATCGCGGC contains:
- the LOC114328671 gene encoding prefoldin subunit 3 — translated: METESNITELGDRKSYAGIPEAEFVEDVDAYMQRSENNSNVDEVLKKLDSQHAKYKFMEYNLLSKKKRLLNQVPELKRSLTMIEKLEEEKEEFETQFLLSEQVFAKAKVPPTETVCLWLGANVMLEYTLEDAKKLLTQNITAATRNLSYVEHDLDFLRDQFTTTEVNMARVYNWDVKRRQALKATAAK